The following DNA comes from Eleginops maclovinus isolate JMC-PN-2008 ecotype Puerto Natales chromosome 8, JC_Emac_rtc_rv5, whole genome shotgun sequence.
GAACAGTTGAAATGCCCGTTTCCAATATCAGGGCAATAAGAAGCATCCAGCAACAGGAGAGGTTAAGGATCAGCCTGGAAGAGGACGTGTGTGGACATTGACACCACACACCGTTAGGGGGGTGGTTCGACTGGCATAAGTATCTCCAAGGATCACAGCTGGAGAACTGCAGAGGTCGGTTGAGTCTTGGGGTGAACtgaaaatgtgtgggaggagctgaagaggagagtcCACAAGCGTCAAACTCGGATCTGAAGGGTCTGGAGACACTCTGAAGAATGGTCTCAGATCCCGTGCCATGCGTTCACCGAGCTCATCAGTTATCACAGGAGGAGACTCAGAGCTGTACTCCTGGCTAAAGGAGGctgcacaaaataataaatgaagggGTGCCAATAATGGTGGCTcacatgttttggagaaaaaaatttatttaaagtcaatataatttttattttaaaaataattttaccTCAGTAAAAAGGTTagttttgttaatgttttggAAGAAATATGAGGAAAAACCAGAGACATATTTTTCTacttgttttgctcatttctaccaaaggggtgccaataattctggagggcactgtatatgttatatattatgttgTGATTGGCTGGTGATTGTtcctgctctgtgattggctgctgatggttgctgctctgtgattggctgctgcaggGCGCTACAGCTCTGACAGTGATGTGTGGAGTTATGGGATCCTGCTGTGGGAGACCTTCAGCCTGGGGGTGTGTCCTTACCCAGGGATGACCAATCAGCAGGCCCGAGAGCAGGTGGAGAaaggtaaacacacaacaacaataataataatcatacgAGTGCTATCGATGTATTTATTGATCTGCCTGTGTTTCCCtcccgaagcacccacggtatcggcgcctatgtATCGATGTATTTATTGATCTGCCTGTGTTTCCCTCTTCGGCCGCTAGGTTACAGGATGGCGTGCCCGCAGCGTTGCCCTGACGATGTGTACAAAGTGATGCAGCGCTGCTGGCAGTATAACCCCGAAGAGAGACCCAAGTTCTCCGATCTGCAGAGAGACCTCAACGCCATCAAGAAGaagtgatgacatcatcatcacatGACCTCATGAGCAGGACGTGATGACATCAGAGGATCAGTGTTAGTGTGGAGGTGGGCGTGGTCGGCAGGTTTTTAAAGAGCAGAAACACTGAGCtgtaaacactgtgtgtgtgtgtgtgtgtgtgtgtgtgtgtgtgtgtgtgtgtgtgtgtgtgtgtgtgtgtgtgtgtgtgtgtgtgtgtgtgtgtgtgtgtgtgtgtgtgtgtgtgtgtgtgtgtgtgtgtgtgtgtgtgtgtgtgtgtgtgtgtgtgtgtgtgtgtcaaacacaAGGGCGTGATGAACGTTTTAACCACAGTTACAGCGTTCCCTGAAGTCCAGCTGCTGGTGCTGCAGacagttagcatttagctgctAATGTCTGAACTCATTGAACTTCAGTGTAAACACGACTGACGTTAGCATGATGTAGCTTTAACACCTTTTGGTCAAAATGCGATGCTATGGACAGTGCTGAGAAGCTAACGTAAGTTTGAAAGCTAGCATAAAGAGCTACCCGAGGTAAAGCTACTTTCAAAAATACTacacactttataaaaacatcacatttccaTGTGATaccaaatattttaatatatataaaaaggtaaaatcaGCTACTTCAACACTATGCAAATATAATGTAACTGAACAACACGTTTATACCGTTTTCACTACAGCTAGCGTGACCGCAGTTAGCGTTGTTAGCCCGTCGGTGTTTCCTGTCAGGCTTCAGTCATTGAGtttaaattcaaacaaaaactgtgaaatccagaacaaatgaataaactgcgactagttagcatgctagcaaAGTGCTAACTGACCACAAGCCACACTAAGCCcttacaaaacatatttagataTTCATGTTAACGGATATTAAATATTGACATGAGTCGTTACTGTTACCATGGGAACACTACAAACATGTCCAAGGACCAATCAGCTGTCAGCACTAAACGTtcccttttaatttatttaacgTCTGTACTATTTGAATGCTTCTCAGCTCATCTGCTCAAACTGACCTTCATTCTGAAAAGCCAGCTGTCAATCATCACAGACCACGCCCACTccaccctttttattttattttgggaaatCTTTTTGACCAATCAGGGACCCCAAAGATTTAGTTGTTGGCTTAAAAGATAACACcttaaaatcattatttaaaaaccaGACTGAAttcataaatgttattattttaattaatattttcaaaccaaagtttaaaaaatggtcCAACAAATGATTTTAAAACCAGATCAAAGTGGAATCAGCACTGCCTGGGTGTTTCCTGGTTGTCGTGTTAActgaaataatgtttaaaaaagaacaaattaatataaatgtgtaaacTATTAACACACCTGACTGAATCAGAGCTCCTGATTGGTCAGCATCACTTCCTGGACTGCAAGGGCGGAGCCTCAGTGTTAGTGATGTCATAGCGCCGCCTGCTGTTACTGTACATACGTTGTTTTATTCACGTTCATAACACTAAGTCTTTTAtgtttgttactttttaaaaatattatcgTAGCatttattatgaaaataaagccAATCATACGAACATCTGACATCATGTGTGACATCATTTTACAAGACATTTGAATTTAGAAAAAGCTCTTTGTtcctcatcctgcctgtgctgcagcacctctcttcaccctctgtctgaaaccagagcccagtctcctgtgattggtaaaccagcttagagatgtcccgcctcgtagcctatcatgtacaatgtgttggaatgctagccaataggagcaggTGTTACATGTTAGTGAGCCGTGGTGGTGGTgaagtctgtagggacttggcctgggaaccagaaggtcacCGATTCAGGTCGCTGAAAGACCACgtctaccgaggtgtccctgagcaaggcatcgCTCTCTAccctgctccccgggcgctgtacatatGGCCGCCGACTGCTcccaacactaggatgggtcagatgcagaatgtacatttcccctctgggaccagtaagggttcctttgtgggaccattaagggctccttctctttttctattctattcatagtgacatcattatgttccagaagtaaacaggaagtgaaacttctgaagaaacattttatttactaaaaCTGTAAACTTCCAAATAAGGTCGGCAGTGTTGCCGGTTTGGGGTGGGGCTTGTATCCAATTCGCTCGTTGATAAGCTCCGCCCTCCCCGCCGCTGTAGAGGAGGAGCCTGAAGCCCCGATGATGTCAACACTGATGACAGAGGCCCCGCCCACTCCACCTGACTCCGCCTCCTCTCGCTGACGCTTCTTTGCCTGGAGAAATACAAagataaataagataagatgtacctttattaatccccgtgggggaataataacaaaataaaaatatagatcTGATAAAAGGTTATATTATAAATAGTTAAAGATGTTTTCATCAATGTATGAAAATCTCTGCTGACTCCTCTGGTCCCATGATGTCATGGTTCTGGGTCATGTGACTGATATTACTGTTCATATAGAAGTGTGACTGAACCTCCAGCTCCTTCTTCACGCTCTCAAACTCCTCGGTGTCGTCGATCTTCAGCTCCAGACGAGTCGGCTTCCTCCGTAACATCTTcagatctcacacacacacacacacacacacacacacacacacacacacacacacacacacacacacacacacacacacacacacacacctctttaaGTATTGTACTAAAAAGtacaataagaaaacaaataataaacatcTCCCGCAGAAGaaagaataataattaaataacaaactaataataaatacaaataaaccctGGTTCATATGAACATTAGAaagatgctaagctaacatgctaacgacTGTTAAGCAGTAAAACGTTAATTTTAACCAGAAACAGATCAAAGCTCCTCGCTCACCTTCAGGCTGCAGCTCCGACAGGTGTTTTTGACGTCTGACAGGTACCCTGACAGGTTAGACAGGTGAGATATCGCTGTTTTATATCCTCTCGTGTTATTGCTGCTAAGACTCCGTAAACCGGAAAAAGTACTTTTCCCCCGGAAGTAGTTGATGCGTTTGGATCACGTGGTTCGGGATCTCCGCTCCGTTTCTTCTTCAGGTAACAATTCTAACGTTGAAACATCAAACTAGGTTAAAGCACGTCtttctcacctgtctctcacctgtgtgtTACACGTGCAGATGTGCAGGAGTGGGTCACGTGAACTGTGGCGTAAAGAGACGCAGTGTTTCTGATGTTTGtgagctaatgctaacgttagcatcaCTGCGTTTGTCCTCAGAATCAGttgtatatatttactttatctACTATGATCAGAATCTGTTTGACATGTAGATGTATTCATTAGAATCAGTCCCACAGGAGATGTACAGGCTTACAGCTGAAAGGGATAGCATCTGAACAACTAACTTATTAATACTAACAAGCTAGCATCTGAAGAGCTAACTTATTAATATAAAGAAGCTAGCATCCGAAGAGCCAATTTATTAATCCACAAACTGCTCTGTTCGTCattaaactgtgttttattataACCAGTGCGAGTAATCCCTTACTCTACTCCTTCCTGGTGAAAGTAACTGGTTACATAACCTTTGGATTACTCTGTAGCATCACCTGAGAGCCAATGAACTCCAGCACCAGGCCAGACCCCCTCTCTGAACACAGACCCCTCCTCCTCCGGCGCTGGAGCCGAtaagatctggtttttcgtgcTTCCACCGCAGCGGTGCCggctttaaaggggccatattatgcttcttggggttctccctttcctgtagtgtgttatttatgtctgtgtgtaataggtctgcaaaagctaaaatcccaaagttcaggccagagggagattctctcccatatccctcccccctgccttaaacgcctcgattggattcctttctttacttcctggttcagttccgtatcacactgacctcaccgtgatACGGGACTGAATTCTAACCAATAGCAGCGCGAGCCACTCCCTAAAGCCGACCCGAGCGGAGGAGCCATGGCCAGGAGACGCTGCACTTTCGCTGCGAACCAAACCTTCCTTTGTTTTCCATACCtcaggaagaagatgtgaagaacaagtggctgcttttgttttcaccACTATTCCCCTGGAGCAGAAACCCAAATGATGGTCGTGTTCTGAAGAACAAGAATTAGAGGATGAAACCCACAATTCTCCACATTTCAGTGAATTGTGGAGCTTTTGTAAGAGTTGATTTCACGCACACTGCTAGCCTCGGCAATTTGCAAGCTAGCGCTATCAACACTATGCTACCAGGCTTTCCGGCTcaccctaacccctaaccctcTAAAGCTCTATAGTTCGAAAGCTCTATAGTTCGAAAGCTCTATAGTTCTATAGTTCGAAAGCTCTATAGTTCGAAAGCTCTATAGTTCTATAGTTCGAAAGCTCTATAGTTCGAAAGCTCTATAGTTCTATAGTTCGAAAGCTCTATAGTTCTATAGTTCGAAAGCTCTATAATTCTAAAGCTCTATAGTTCGAAAGCTCTATAGTTCTATAGTTCGAAAGCTCTATAGCTCTATAGTTCGAAAGCTCTATAGTTCGAAAGCTCTATAGTTCTATAGTTCGAAAGCTCTATAGTTCTAGAGCTCTATAGTTCTATAGTTCGaaagctctatagttctaagctctatagttctaaagctctatagttctaagctctatagttctaagctctatagttctaaagctctatagttctaaagctctatagttctaagctctatagttctaaagctctatagttctaaagctctatagttctaaagctctatagctctatagttctaaagctctatagttctaaagctctatagttctaaagctctatagctctatagttctaaagctctatagCTCCATAGCTCTAtagctctatagttctaaagctctatagctctatagttctaaagctctatagttctaaagctctatagctctaaagctctatagttctaaagctctatagttctaaagctctatagctctatagttctaaagctctatagctctatagttctaaagctctatagctctatagttctaaagctctatagctctatagttctaaagctctatagCTCTATAGTCCTAAAGCTCTATAGCTCCAtagctctatagttctaaagctctatagttctaaagctctatagttctaaagctctatagttctaaagctctatagctctatagttctaaagctctatagCTCCAtagctctatagttctaaagctctatagttctaaagctctatagttctaaagctctatagttctaaagctctatagttctaaagctctatagttctaaagctctatagttctaaagctctatagctctatagttctaaagctctatagttctaaagctctatagttctaaagctctatagttctaaagctctatagctctatagttcta
Coding sequences within:
- the cdc26 gene encoding anaphase-promoting complex subunit CDC26 translates to MLRRKPTRLELKIDDTEEFESVKKELEAKKRQREEAESGGVGGASVISVDIIGASGSSSTAAGRAELINERIGYKPHPKPATLPTLFGSLQF